One window of the Rosa rugosa chromosome 3, drRosRugo1.1, whole genome shotgun sequence genome contains the following:
- the LOC133735591 gene encoding uncharacterized protein LOC133735591 isoform X2: protein MERTRTEMMETEMEVDTAGQSDVVRDLLTLARQLVGEGKPTQALQAVIMASRTRGGDEAVVQSLQRARELYRCRLQETTAVDQLASLFAECAIDEAQPSKPESSAHNVSGPSAGPDAHGTSILAESGRMQIVLDAFSDGSSFICLQCGGLVSNHRKDEHYAYWCCQI, encoded by the exons ATGGAGCGTACGCGCACAGAGATGATGGAGACGGAGATGGAGGTGGACACCGCCG GCCAAAGTGACGTCGTCAGGGACCTGCTCACATTGGCTCGCCAGCTCGTCGGTGAAGGCAAGCCTACTCAGGCCCTCCAAGCG GTTATTATGGCATCAAGAACCAGAGGTGGGGATGAGGCTGTTGTTCAGTCCTTGCAACGTGCTCGTGAGCTATACAGATGTAGATTGCAAGAAACCACTGCTGTTGATCAGTTAGCCTCTTTGTTTGCCGAGTGCGCAATTGATGAAGCTCAGCCTTCAAAACCTGAATCATCAGCACATAACGTGAGTGGCCCGTCAGCTGGACCCGATGCTCATGGAACTTCTATACTGGCGGAAAGTGGCAGGATGCAGATTGTGCTGGATGCATTTTCAGATGGGAGCAGCTTCATTTGCTTACAGTGTGGAGGTCTTGTTAGCAATCATCGCAAAGACGAGCACTATGCCTACTGGTGTTGCCAAATTTGA
- the LOC133736679 gene encoding probable inactive receptor kinase At5g67200, whose protein sequence is MLINQWKLPSFPLFLLFTSAFLSFCTTSVTSSSSSVNSSNPSDAAALLDFKAKADLSSALPFSKSNTTLHFCQWAGIQCAKSRVVRLVIQDLDLGGVFAPDTLTRLDQLRVLSLQNDSLTGPVPDLSGLINLKTLFLDHNSFSASLPHSLSSLHRLRTLDFSYNNLTGPLPEWLSGLNRLYYLRLEWNRFNGTVPPLNQSSLQTFNVSGNNLTGVVPVTPTLLRFGPSSFLWNPSLCGEIIRMECHPNAPFFRPATPSTVPAAPSPSRALGLRTAQGVELTQPCHKKHKRTAVLIGFSSAVFVLICSILCFVLAVKKQRKHVKKTDLSSSDDAAAAQAVQMEQEELEQKVKRVQGIQVVKSGSLLFCAGEAQVYSLDQLMRASAELLGRGTLGSTYKAVLDNRLIVCVKRLDASVLEGTGREAFERHLESVGGLRHPNLVPLRAYFQAKEERLLIYDYQPNGSLFSLIHGSKSTRAKPLHWTSCLKIAEDVAQGLSYIHQAWRLVHGNLKSSNVLLGSDFEACVTDYCLSVLATNLPPWEEENPDSAAAYKAPETRHSNHSPTPKSDVYAYGILLVELLTGRPPSQHLVSVPLNDMMQWVRSVREESDAGGGGDSEESSDKMGMLLDVAITCRSASPEQRPTMWQVLKMLQEIKQTVAADETETELMGLCPG, encoded by the exons ATGCTCATCAACCAATGGAAACTACCCTCATTTCCTCTGTTTCTACTATTCACCTCTGCTTTCCTCTCATTTTGCACCACCTCAGTTACCAGTTCTAGTTCTTCAGTGAACTCATCAAACCCCTCAGATGCTGCTGCGCTTCTTGATTTCAAAGCAAAAGCTGATTTGAGCAGCGCACTTCCCTTCTCAAAGTCAAACACCACCCTCCATTTCTGTCAATGGGCTGGGATCCAATGCGCGAAATCGAGAGTGGTCCGGTTAGTAATCCAAGACTTGGATCTCGGCGGTGTTTTCGCACCGGACACTCTGACCCGCCTGGACCAGCTCCGAGTACTCAGTCTCCAGAATGACTCGCTCACCGGACCGGTTCCCGATCTCTCCGGACTCATCAACCTCAAAACCCTCTTCCTCGATCACAACTCATTCTCCGCTTCTCTTCCGCAttccctctcctctctccatAGGCTTCGAACCCTTGATTTCTCTTATAACAACCTCACCGGTCCATTGCCCGAATGGCTGAGCGGTCTGAACCGGCTCTACTATCTCCGCCTCGAGTGGAACCGGTTCAACGGAACCGTCCCGCCTCTGAACCAGTCCTCTCTCCAAACCTTTAACGTCTCCGGAAACAACCTCACCGGCGTCGTACCGGTCACTCCGACTCTCCTCCGCTTCGGACCGTCATCGTTCTTGTGGAACCCTAGTCTTTGCGGCGAGATCATTCGCATGGAATGCCACCCAAACGCGCCGTTTTTCCGTCCGGCGACTCCGTCTACAGTTCCCGCAGCTCCGTCGCCTAGTCGCGCACTCGGGCTGAGAACGGCTCAGGGCGTTGAGTTGACTCAGCCGTGTCACAAGAAGCACAAGAGAACCGCCGTCCTCATCGGCTTCTCTTCCGCCGTGTTCGTCCTGATCTGCTCGATCCTCTGCTTCGTCCTGGCCGTCAAGAAACAGAGGAAGCACGTCAAAAAGACGGACTTGTCCTCCTCGGACGACGCGGCGGCGGCGCAGGCGGTGCAGATGGAGCAGGAGGAGCTGGAGCAGAAGGTGAAGAGAGTTCAGGGGATTCAGGTGGTGAAGAGCGGGAGCTTGTTGTTCTGTGCGGGCGAGGCGCAGGTGTACTCGCTGGACCAGCTGATGAGGGCGTCGGCGGAGCTTTTGGGAAGAGGGACGCTGGGGTCCACCTACAAGGCGGTGCTGGACAACCGTCTGATCGTCTGCGTTAAACGGCTGGATGCTAGTGTGTTGGAGGGTACGGGTAGGGAAGCCTTCGAGAGGCACTTGGAATCGGTGGGAGGGCTCCGGCATCCGAACCTGGTTCCGCTCCGAGCTTATTTTCAGGCCAAAGAAGAGAGGCTCCTCATCTACGATTACCAGCCCAATGGCAGCctcttctctctcattcatG GTTCAAAATCAACGAGGGCAAAGCCTCTGCACTGGACATCATGCTTGAAAATAGCAGAGGACGTAGCGCAAGGCCTCTCTTACATCCACCAAGCATGGAGGCTTGTCCACGGAAATCTCAAGTCCTCCAACGTGCTACTTGGCTCCGACTTTGAGGCATGTGTCACTGACTACTGCCTCTCCGTTCTCGCTACTAATCTTCCGCCATGGGAGGAGGAGAACCCTGATTCTGCTGCTGCCTATAAAGCACCAGAGACTCGCCATTCAAATCACTCACCAACTCCCAAGTCTGATGTGTATGCATATGGTATTTTGCTGGTGGAGCTTCTCACTGGGAGGCCTCCGTCGCAGCACTTAGTTTCAGTTCCCCTGAATGACATGATGCAATGGGTGAGGTCCGTGAGGGAAGAATCAGATGCTGGTGGTGGTGGGGATTCAGAAGAGAGTAGTGATAAGATGGGAATGCTGCTGGACGTGGCCATAACTTGTAGATCAGCTTCGCCGGAGCAGAGACCGACTATGTGGCAGGTTTTGAAGATGTTGCAGGAGATTAAACAGACTGTGGCCGCGGATGAAACTGAGACCGAGTTAATGGGATTATGTCCTGGCTAG
- the LOC133736680 gene encoding uncharacterized protein At4g06744-like isoform X1 — MRRSASTKALFLTFFFFLLTCLIANSATHNITRRSSKDKTHRKKCPITSSLLQCSKTPPPPPPDLPNPQKVLSFADQRLQVVYPVIQKFKSIITSDPLNITKTWVGSDICRYKGFYCDNPPYNLSAIALASIDFNGFQLGASSLDGFLDQLPDIALFHANSNNFSGTISSKIANLCYLYELDISNNLFSGPFPTAVLGMNGLTFLDIRFNFFTGSVPPQIFTQDLDALFLNNNNFMQSLPDNLGSSHIILLTLANNNFNGPIPSSIAKALSSLTEVLLLNNQLTGCLPYELGFLKEAIVFDASNNQLTGPLPFSLACLDKVEQLSFAGNLLFGLVPEVICDQLLNLANFSLSNNYFFHVGPICQSLIQRGLLDVTNNCIPGLPFQRSVEECADFFAYPMFCPNMGSYTYIPCKCRPLLKSQNLQVIAAMSLSRVTLFAFQRT; from the exons atgAGAAGAAGCGCTTCAACCAAAGCTTTGTTTttaaccttcttcttcttcctcctaacATGCCTCATTGCAAACTCTGCAACTCACAACATTACTAGAAGAAGTAGCAAAGACAAAACCCACAGAAAGAAGTGTCCTATAACCAGTAGTCTACTCCAGTGTTCGAAAacaccaccgccaccaccaccagaTTTACCAAACCCACAAAAAGTGCTCTCATTTGCAGACCAAAGGCTTCAAGTGGTATACCCAGTCATTCAAAAATTCAAGTCCATCATCACCTCAGATCCTCTCAACATCACCAAAACTTGGGTAGGATCAGATATATGCAGATACAAAGGCTTCTACTGTGACAATCCACCATACAACTTATCCGCAATCGCGCTAGCCTCCATCGACTTCAATGGCTTCCAACTCGGTGCTTCCTCCCTTGATGGGTTTCTTGATCAGCTCCCTGATATTGCTCTGTTCCATGCAAactccaacaacttttccggcacCATTTCCTCCAAAATTGCCAACCTCTGCTACCTCTATGAGCTTGACATAAGCAACAACTTATTCTCCGGTCCATTCCCAACCGCAGTTCTCGGCATGAACGGCTTAACTTTCTTGGACATAAGGTTCAATTTCTTCACCGGCTCTGTTCCGCCTCAGATTTTCACTCAGGACCTTGATGCTCTCTTCCTCAACAACAACAACTTCATGCAGAGCCTTCCTGATAACCTAGGCAGCTCCCATATAATCCTCCTCACTTTGGCAAACAACAACTTCAATGGCCCTATTCCAAGCAGCATTGCAAAAGCTCTGTCTTCTCTCACTGAAGTTCTGCTTCTCAATAACCAGTTAACAGGTTGTTTGCCTTATGAGCTAGGTTTTTTAAAGGAGGCCATAGTGTTTGATGCTAGCAACAATCAGTTAACTGGTCCGTTACCGTTCTCTTTGGCTTGTCTAGACAAAGTGGAGCAGCTAAGTTTTGCTGGAAACTTATTGTTTGGCTTGGTGCCGGAGGTGATCTGTGATCAGCTGCTGAATTTGGCAAACTTTTCGCTGTCCAATAATTACTTCTTCCATGTTGGTCCAATATGTCAAAGTTTGATCCAGAGAGGACTGCTTGATGTTACTAACAACTGCATTCCTGGTCTTCCATTCCAAAGATCGGTAGAAGAATGTGCAGATTTCTTCGCGTATCCCATGTTCTGTCCGAATATGGGGTCTTATACCTATATTCCCTGCA AATGCCGTCCTCTGTTGAAATCCCAGAACCTTCAAGTGATAGCAGCAATGTCACTTTCTAGAGTGACCCTCTTTGCTTTCCAGAGGACCTGA
- the LOC133735591 gene encoding uncharacterized protein LOC133735591 isoform X1, translating into MERTRTEMMETEMEVDTAATGRPEPPPNTGQSDVVRDLLTLARQLVGEGKPTQALQAVIMASRTRGGDEAVVQSLQRARELYRCRLQETTAVDQLASLFAECAIDEAQPSKPESSAHNVSGPSAGPDAHGTSILAESGRMQIVLDAFSDGSSFICLQCGGLVSNHRKDEHYAYWCCQI; encoded by the exons ATGGAGCGTACGCGCACAGAGATGATGGAGACGGAGATGGAGGTGGACACCGCCGCGACTGGGCGGCCGGAGCCGCCGCCTAATACCGGCCAAAGTGACGTCGTCAGGGACCTGCTCACATTGGCTCGCCAGCTCGTCGGTGAAGGCAAGCCTACTCAGGCCCTCCAAGCG GTTATTATGGCATCAAGAACCAGAGGTGGGGATGAGGCTGTTGTTCAGTCCTTGCAACGTGCTCGTGAGCTATACAGATGTAGATTGCAAGAAACCACTGCTGTTGATCAGTTAGCCTCTTTGTTTGCCGAGTGCGCAATTGATGAAGCTCAGCCTTCAAAACCTGAATCATCAGCACATAACGTGAGTGGCCCGTCAGCTGGACCCGATGCTCATGGAACTTCTATACTGGCGGAAAGTGGCAGGATGCAGATTGTGCTGGATGCATTTTCAGATGGGAGCAGCTTCATTTGCTTACAGTGTGGAGGTCTTGTTAGCAATCATCGCAAAGACGAGCACTATGCCTACTGGTGTTGCCAAATTTGA
- the LOC133736680 gene encoding uncharacterized protein At4g06744-like isoform X2, with protein MRRSASTKALFLTFFFFLLTCLIANSATHNITRRSSKDKTHRKKCPITSSLLQCSKTPPPPPPDLPNPQKVLSFADQRLQVVYPVIQKFKSIITSDPLNITKTWVGSDICRYKGFYCDNPPYNLSAIALASIDFNGFQLGASSLDGFLDQLPDIALFHANSNNFSGTISSKIANLCYLYELDISNNLFSGPFPTAVLGMNGLTFLDIRFNFFTGSVPPQIFTQDLDALFLNNNNFMQSLPDNLGSSHIILLTLANNNFNGPIPSSIAKALSSLTEVLLLNNQLTDKVEQLSFAGNLLFGLVPEVICDQLLNLANFSLSNNYFFHVGPICQSLIQRGLLDVTNNCIPGLPFQRSVEECADFFAYPMFCPNMGSYTYIPCKCRPLLKSQNLQVIAAMSLSRVTLFAFQRT; from the exons atgAGAAGAAGCGCTTCAACCAAAGCTTTGTTTttaaccttcttcttcttcctcctaacATGCCTCATTGCAAACTCTGCAACTCACAACATTACTAGAAGAAGTAGCAAAGACAAAACCCACAGAAAGAAGTGTCCTATAACCAGTAGTCTACTCCAGTGTTCGAAAacaccaccgccaccaccaccagaTTTACCAAACCCACAAAAAGTGCTCTCATTTGCAGACCAAAGGCTTCAAGTGGTATACCCAGTCATTCAAAAATTCAAGTCCATCATCACCTCAGATCCTCTCAACATCACCAAAACTTGGGTAGGATCAGATATATGCAGATACAAAGGCTTCTACTGTGACAATCCACCATACAACTTATCCGCAATCGCGCTAGCCTCCATCGACTTCAATGGCTTCCAACTCGGTGCTTCCTCCCTTGATGGGTTTCTTGATCAGCTCCCTGATATTGCTCTGTTCCATGCAAactccaacaacttttccggcacCATTTCCTCCAAAATTGCCAACCTCTGCTACCTCTATGAGCTTGACATAAGCAACAACTTATTCTCCGGTCCATTCCCAACCGCAGTTCTCGGCATGAACGGCTTAACTTTCTTGGACATAAGGTTCAATTTCTTCACCGGCTCTGTTCCGCCTCAGATTTTCACTCAGGACCTTGATGCTCTCTTCCTCAACAACAACAACTTCATGCAGAGCCTTCCTGATAACCTAGGCAGCTCCCATATAATCCTCCTCACTTTGGCAAACAACAACTTCAATGGCCCTATTCCAAGCAGCATTGCAAAAGCTCTGTCTTCTCTCACTGAAGTTCTGCTTCTCAATAACCAGTTAACAG ACAAAGTGGAGCAGCTAAGTTTTGCTGGAAACTTATTGTTTGGCTTGGTGCCGGAGGTGATCTGTGATCAGCTGCTGAATTTGGCAAACTTTTCGCTGTCCAATAATTACTTCTTCCATGTTGGTCCAATATGTCAAAGTTTGATCCAGAGAGGACTGCTTGATGTTACTAACAACTGCATTCCTGGTCTTCCATTCCAAAGATCGGTAGAAGAATGTGCAGATTTCTTCGCGTATCCCATGTTCTGTCCGAATATGGGGTCTTATACCTATATTCCCTGCA AATGCCGTCCTCTGTTGAAATCCCAGAACCTTCAAGTGATAGCAGCAATGTCACTTTCTAGAGTGACCCTCTTTGCTTTCCAGAGGACCTGA